The genomic interval ATATTTTTAGAAATTTTGTAACATTATACAAAAGCAACTAAATTAAGCTTATATTTTAAATATACTTTTATTGATTATTTTTTTAAATATACATATCTGCTTTTCCATTTTATATATTTTAAATAAATATATATATTATTAAATATTGCTTTTATTCAACAAACTTATTCCCATATAAAAGAAAAAATGGTATATTATTTTAGAAATCAAAACTATTTTATAAAATTATATATATTGATTGAAAAATTTAAATCTTAAAATCATATTTAGTGAACATACTAAAATCTATGGTAAATATAAAAAATCCATAAATCACTTTAAAATATAAAGACTTTATTGCTTATTTTAATATAAAACTATTAGCAAATTACAAAGTATAATACTTTAAACTTTAAAAATAAAAATTACAAATAAATTAATAAGGGGGAGAATACAATTAAGGTAATAAGAAGATTAATAATTTTAGTTTGCTTAATTACTATTTGTTTTATAGGCTTTATTTGCTTACCTAAAAGCAAATATTATTTTAAAGATATAAGATCACTTGTTAATGAAGGCAAAGCTGAAGTAATAGAACCAAATCAAAAGATAAAAATAGATGATGATTACTTAATAATAAAAAGAATTATTAATACTGAAGATGAGTCATATATTAGATATAAACAAGTCAGAACTACTCTAGGCTGGTCTTTCTCAGAAAGTATCTTTAGAATATTTGATGACAATGGAGAAGAATATATAAAAACAGCTATAAGCTCCTCTACAAGTTTTTGGGTAACAGAAGGATTAATACTACTTGATAAAAAGATCAAGGAAGACGTAAAATATTTAATTATTAAAATTGACTGGTATGATAGACAAAATAAAATAAAAATTCCACTTAACAAAGAAGGTGAAGCTAATGAAAATTTATAAAAAATATAGTGCTATTATAGAATGGTTTTTGGCAATAATACTTATCCTCATTTGTTCTAAAATAATTTTCCCTGGAAGCTTCACTCCTCTAAAAGCACATGAGCAATCAGAAAAGTCAGTTTATTATGGCCCTTCAAATATAATTAAAACTATAGACTTAGGTAAAGAAAAAATATATCTATGTAAATATAAGGATTGGTTTTCAATAGATGTTATTAGAAAAGGGCTAATTAAGTGGCATCCAGTTAATTATCCAGCTGGATATCCAATAGACTACTCTAAGCAAGTAACTTTTAATACTTATACTTCAAAGCCTATAAAAAACTCTGAACCTATAGCTAAAATATACGGTTATGTAAATGACCCTCAAATAAAAAATATTGTATTAGAGGACAATAATAATAAAATCATTTCAAATTATGAATTGGATGAAAATAAAATGTTTATTCTTACTTCACATACAAATAATGAAAAAAATAAAGCTAACTATATAAAAGGCTTAGATACTAATGGAAATATTATATACGAAGAAGAGCTTAAATACTTTTAACCTAAATAGAAACAAGGTGATAAATATTAGCACCCTGTTTTATTTTTATCCATTAAAGATTATTAACTATTTAATATCCTAATTAAAATTCATCTTAATTATTTATTGTAATAAAGTAATATTTATCTATAAAGCCAATTCCATACTTATATTTCTTTTTTTCATTCCCAAAGCTTCATAAAATTTAATAGCTCCTTTATTAAATTCCCAGACAACTAATTGTAATGTGTTTACTCCTTCTTTTTTTGCAAAACTTATAATATGCTGAAATAAAAATTTTCCTATTCCTCTTTTACGATACTTTTCCTTAACACAAAAAGTATCAATTAAGGCAGTTTTTACTGGAGTAAGTATTGGTATGTTTCTAGGTCCTACTATTTGTATAAGACTAAAAGCTACAACCTCTTTACTTTCTCTTTCCTGAACTAAAAACATCTTGTATCTATCATCCTCTAGAATTTCTTTAAATTCCTCTTCTAATAAAGGTTTATCAGTTTCATTGTACACATCTGGTCTATTTTTAACATGTAA from Clostridium perfringens carries:
- a CDS encoding GNAT family N-acetyltransferase yields the protein MKYKIRFADKEDYKVINEIIREVHDLHVKNRPDVYNETDKPLLEEEFKEILEDDRYKMFLVQERESKEVVAFSLIQIVGPRNIPILTPVKTALIDTFCVKEKYRKRGIGKFLFQHIISFAKKEGVNTLQLVVWEFNKGAIKFYEALGMKKRNISMELAL